In uncultured Desulfobacter sp., one DNA window encodes the following:
- a CDS encoding LysR family transcriptional regulator, whose amino-acid sequence MFDYKLIEAMSEVVRQGRFEKAAARLCLTQSAVSQRVRQLEEQAGQISLTRSVPPAVTDAGKWFLAHYLQVRHLEEDLANRTAFGRDTKPVTLSVGVNADSLATWFPKAVTLWKKAF is encoded by the coding sequence ATGTTTGATTATAAGCTCATAGAGGCGATGTCTGAAGTTGTCCGGCAAGGTCGGTTTGAAAAAGCGGCAGCCCGGCTGTGCCTGACCCAGTCTGCTGTGTCCCAGCGGGTCAGACAACTTGAAGAGCAGGCCGGACAGATATCGCTGACCCGTTCTGTGCCCCCTGCGGTCACAGATGCCGGGAAATGGTTCCTTGCCCATTATTTACAGGTCAGGCATCTGGAAGAGGATTTAGCAAACCGGACAGCCTTTGGACGGGATACTAAACCTGTAACCCTGTCCGTGGGGGTCAATGCCGACAGTCTGGCCACATGGTTTCCTAAAGCGGTTACCTTATGGAAAAAAGCATTTTAA
- a CDS encoding LysE family transporter: MYALSDFQVIISTLAVTLLNPHFYLEASQFPHSQIFYFWAGSVTASTLWFISLTIGARVFSPIFKKPISWRILDAVIGLTLWTIAFSLTRYAMIL, encoded by the coding sequence GTGTACGCTTTATCCGACTTTCAGGTTATTATATCAACATTGGCCGTTACCCTTCTCAATCCCCATTTTTACCTTGAAGCAAGCCAATTTCCCCACAGCCAGATATTTTATTTCTGGGCCGGAAGCGTTACAGCTTCCACTCTATGGTTCATTAGTCTGACTATCGGGGCAAGGGTGTTTTCACCCATATTCAAAAAACCAATATCCTGGCGAATTCTTGATGCAGTCATTGGTTTAACTTTGTGGACCATTGCATTTTCTCTGACCCGGTATGCTATGATTTTATAA
- a CDS encoding insulinase family protein, translating into MNQTAFTPGQAIGGYRIKQVSPLPAINAHFIQLVHEKTKAVHIHIANEDKENTFGVFFRTVPTDSTGVAHILEHTVLCGSEKYKVRDPFFSMLKRSLSTFMNAFTASDWTMYPFSTQNKKDYFNLMDVYLDAAFFPDIDYLSFKQEGHRLELEPGENGEPELVYKGVVYNEMKGAMSSPAQVMSRALLKGLYPDTTYANNSGGEPADIPKLTYEGLKAFHATYYHPSNSYFYTYGDLPLEESLTFIEKKVLSRFDFLEMDTRVPSQPRWQAPKTMTQAYAYSDTDKIAAKYQGCVAWLTPDIADHFEVMVMAVLEQILLGNSASPLRKALIDSGLGSALCDGTGFDADNRDTMFVCGLKDIEASAVPEVEKIINSTLEALVTKGIDKNLIDSAIHQIEFSRKEITNTPYPYGIKLIMGVASIMIHNGDPVSAINIDHDLKKLQEELAKGPFLEGRIRQYFLDNPHRLLFTLAPDEGIEARQAENVRQELQKLQKSLNDAELAQINEDAAALKVLQDAEENLDVLPTLALEDVPPDIEIIHPDVIKDISCATAFDKPTSGILYFTCPAGAGNIAPDLFPMVPFFARAFTNAGTANSSYVQMAERMDLYTGGISISPFSGTHFDHEGKGHSFIALQGKALDRNIDHLFDMVDEYINACSFKDHDRLKSLILQYQAGLEASIVGSGHRYAITLSARHLSTAAGINELWHGIAQYALIKELTARVNDEKTGAQALAELEKDLSAMADAVMRKNNFKPAVIGSVSSMVQADKHISKIYDNLPNSSSQAFHTPQIKTETLRPYDGWMTNTAVSFVGQSFKAVRISHEDAPALSIIAKLLRSLFLHREIREKGGAYGGFAMYNMEEGIFSFGSYRDPHIKRTLDVYANACDFITQGQFTQTDVKEAILQVCSEIDKPETPAPSAMKAFYRRITKLSDEIRKGFKDALLGMDKQKVMETAGRYFFRDEAAKGISVISSKPLLEQANQELEADGREPLRLHKI; encoded by the coding sequence ATGAATCAGACTGCATTTACACCCGGGCAGGCCATTGGTGGCTATAGAATTAAACAGGTATCCCCCCTGCCTGCAATTAACGCTCATTTCATCCAACTGGTCCACGAAAAAACAAAAGCTGTCCACATCCACATTGCCAATGAGGATAAGGAAAACACCTTTGGGGTATTTTTCAGAACCGTGCCAACGGATTCCACAGGGGTTGCCCATATTCTTGAGCATACCGTGTTGTGCGGGTCCGAAAAATACAAGGTCCGGGATCCTTTTTTTTCCATGCTCAAACGAAGCCTGTCCACCTTTATGAATGCATTCACCGCATCAGACTGGACCATGTACCCCTTTTCCACCCAGAATAAAAAAGATTATTTCAACCTGATGGATGTTTATCTGGATGCCGCGTTTTTTCCGGATATTGATTATTTAAGTTTTAAACAGGAAGGCCATCGCCTTGAATTGGAACCAGGAGAAAACGGGGAACCGGAACTGGTTTATAAAGGGGTTGTTTACAATGAAATGAAAGGTGCCATGTCCTCACCCGCTCAGGTCATGTCCCGGGCCCTGCTTAAAGGCCTTTACCCGGATACCACCTATGCCAATAACTCAGGCGGCGAACCCGCAGACATTCCGAAACTCACCTATGAGGGGCTTAAGGCGTTTCACGCAACGTATTACCATCCGTCCAACAGTTATTTTTATACCTATGGGGATTTACCCCTGGAAGAGAGTTTAACGTTTATTGAAAAAAAGGTTCTTTCCAGGTTTGATTTCCTTGAAATGGATACCCGGGTGCCTTCCCAGCCCCGGTGGCAGGCCCCTAAAACCATGACCCAGGCATATGCCTATTCAGACACCGATAAGATAGCCGCAAAATACCAGGGCTGTGTGGCCTGGTTGACACCTGATATTGCAGATCATTTTGAGGTGATGGTTATGGCGGTGCTTGAACAGATTCTCCTTGGGAATTCAGCCTCGCCCTTGAGAAAAGCACTCATTGACAGTGGTTTGGGTTCTGCCCTGTGTGACGGCACAGGGTTTGATGCAGATAACCGGGACACCATGTTTGTCTGCGGGTTGAAAGATATCGAGGCATCTGCAGTCCCCGAAGTGGAGAAAATTATTAACAGCACCCTTGAGGCCCTTGTTACCAAAGGTATTGACAAAAATTTAATTGATTCTGCCATTCATCAGATCGAGTTTTCCCGTAAGGAGATTACCAACACACCATATCCATATGGTATTAAACTGATCATGGGTGTTGCTTCAATCATGATTCATAACGGTGATCCTGTAAGTGCCATCAACATCGACCATGATTTGAAAAAACTTCAGGAAGAACTGGCCAAGGGTCCTTTTCTGGAAGGCCGGATACGCCAATATTTTTTGGATAATCCGCACAGATTGCTGTTTACCCTTGCCCCGGATGAAGGTATTGAAGCCCGCCAGGCAGAAAATGTCCGTCAAGAGCTTCAAAAATTGCAAAAATCCTTGAATGACGCAGAACTTGCACAGATTAACGAAGATGCGGCAGCTCTGAAAGTACTTCAGGATGCAGAAGAAAATCTGGATGTTCTGCCGACCTTAGCGCTTGAAGACGTACCCCCTGACATTGAAATCATTCATCCCGACGTCATCAAGGACATCTCTTGCGCCACGGCCTTTGACAAGCCAACATCGGGTATCCTTTACTTTACCTGTCCGGCAGGTGCCGGAAATATTGCGCCGGATCTTTTTCCCATGGTACCGTTTTTCGCCCGGGCTTTTACCAATGCCGGCACAGCAAATTCTTCATATGTGCAGATGGCCGAACGGATGGATCTTTATACGGGCGGGATTTCCATCTCTCCTTTTTCCGGCACCCATTTTGACCATGAGGGCAAAGGCCACTCTTTTATAGCGTTGCAGGGAAAAGCCCTGGACCGGAATATTGACCATCTTTTTGATATGGTGGATGAATATATAAATGCCTGTAGCTTCAAAGACCACGACCGTCTCAAAAGCCTGATTTTACAATATCAGGCAGGTCTCGAAGCTTCCATTGTCGGGTCGGGACACAGATATGCCATAACCCTGTCTGCACGACACCTGTCAACAGCGGCCGGGATCAATGAACTGTGGCATGGCATTGCTCAGTACGCCTTGATTAAAGAGCTTACCGCCAGGGTAAATGATGAAAAAACAGGTGCCCAGGCCCTGGCCGAACTGGAGAAAGACCTATCTGCCATGGCTGATGCCGTCATGAGGAAAAATAATTTTAAACCTGCTGTTATCGGTTCTGTTTCCTCCATGGTCCAGGCGGATAAGCACATTTCAAAAATTTATGATAATCTGCCGAACAGCAGCAGCCAGGCATTTCATACGCCGCAGATAAAAACGGAGACCCTGCGGCCCTATGACGGCTGGATGACCAATACGGCCGTCTCGTTTGTCGGTCAATCCTTTAAAGCGGTGCGCATTTCACATGAAGATGCTCCGGCCTTGTCCATTATCGCAAAACTTTTGCGTTCCTTGTTTCTGCACCGGGAAATCAGGGAAAAAGGCGGGGCATACGGCGGATTTGCGATGTATAACATGGAAGAAGGTATTTTTTCATTTGGTTCCTATCGTGATCCCCATATCAAACGAACCCTGGATGTTTACGCAAATGCCTGTGATTTTATCACCCAGGGACAGTTCACCCAAACAGACGTAAAGGAAGCCATCCTTCAGGTCTGTTCGGAAATTGATAAGCCTGAAACACCGGCACCTTCGGCCATGAAGGCGTTTTATCGCAGGATCACCAAATTGTCCGATGAAATCCGAAAAGGGTTCAAAGATGCCCTGCTGGGTATGGATAAGCAAAAGGTTATGGAAACGGCCGGCCGGTATTTTTTCCGGGACGAGGCAGCCAAAGGTATTTCCGTAATTTCCTCAAAACCGCTGCTTGAACAAGCCAACCAGGAACTGGAGGCAGATGGGCGTGAACCGCTGAGGCTTCATAAAATATAA
- a CDS encoding diguanylate cyclase, with protein MIESRISIDKLIEIVRQGGRVKTGVDVYDRNGTLLLAKDVMVDKTKPLKIVRNNGLRHVPVASNGGVFDASGNKIDMGSTGMPDPLPASFFDTEPVKTQNVTERLKEILELRRLAESISVKAQAIIKNAVNQIRQTQGEFDVDAVSEQASELASFAEQNHHPFAYAPREWFFYDDYFYNHATNVCALGSQVLHRFNNAFSKIMEKSLWSSPALAGNKSSGMFSYYYPEEIDEMTFGLFIYDLGKSMVPEDILNKTSTLNKNEINLLRRHANDFGFTVIEKNHLGSTVLSNMIRYHHGPLYEGEPGCYPVGLEYRMMPPYVKICKLMDIYDAMISKRSYQDAVNQVAAVTGLFRNYVHKDPILQFILHAFVKTVGLYPPGSIVFLKSGQLAYVLENEGPLVLPFTDKNQVPLKSKPDPFNAGKQTGILAIDSDRSVRQPKKIWDCLPAFIREIALPKDQVAAAVAAISTI; from the coding sequence ATGATTGAATCAAGAATTTCCATAGATAAGCTGATCGAGATTGTCCGCCAAGGCGGACGGGTTAAAACCGGAGTGGACGTCTATGACAGAAACGGTACGCTGCTTTTAGCCAAAGATGTAATGGTAGATAAGACAAAGCCGCTGAAAATTGTTCGGAACAACGGTCTTCGGCATGTGCCGGTGGCAAGCAATGGAGGTGTATTTGACGCATCCGGTAATAAAATAGACATGGGATCTACCGGTATGCCCGACCCCTTGCCTGCTTCATTTTTTGATACGGAACCTGTCAAAACCCAAAACGTTACCGAACGGCTTAAAGAAATCCTTGAACTGCGCAGGCTTGCTGAATCCATAAGTGTCAAAGCCCAGGCCATCATCAAAAATGCTGTGAACCAGATCCGTCAAACACAGGGAGAGTTTGATGTGGATGCCGTATCAGAACAGGCATCGGAACTTGCATCATTTGCCGAACAGAATCACCACCCCTTTGCATATGCGCCAAGGGAGTGGTTTTTTTATGATGACTATTTTTACAATCATGCCACCAATGTCTGCGCTTTGGGCTCCCAGGTATTGCACCGGTTTAATAACGCCTTTTCCAAAATAATGGAAAAATCACTTTGGTCATCGCCGGCACTCGCGGGTAATAAATCTTCCGGAATGTTTTCCTATTACTACCCCGAAGAAATAGATGAGATGACCTTTGGCTTGTTCATCTATGATCTGGGAAAATCCATGGTGCCGGAAGATATTTTAAACAAGACATCAACCCTGAACAAAAATGAAATTAATCTGCTGCGCCGGCACGCCAATGATTTTGGATTTACTGTAATTGAAAAGAACCATCTGGGCAGTACTGTGCTCAGTAACATGATCCGGTATCATCATGGACCACTTTATGAGGGAGAACCCGGATGTTATCCTGTAGGATTAGAGTACAGGATGATGCCGCCCTATGTCAAAATATGCAAACTGATGGACATCTATGACGCCATGATTTCCAAACGCAGTTACCAGGATGCTGTTAACCAGGTTGCTGCCGTCACCGGCCTGTTCCGCAATTATGTGCACAAAGATCCCATCCTGCAATTTATTCTCCATGCGTTTGTGAAAACCGTAGGGCTCTATCCGCCGGGCAGTATTGTTTTTCTCAAAAGCGGACAATTGGCATATGTTCTTGAAAACGAGGGTCCTCTAGTTCTTCCTTTTACGGACAAAAACCAGGTTCCGTTAAAATCCAAACCGGATCCTTTTAACGCCGGCAAACAGACCGGAATTCTTGCCATTGACAGTGACAGAAGTGTCAGGCAGCCCAAAAAGATATGGGACTGTCTGCCTGCATTTATCAGAGAAATAGCCCTGCCCAAGGATCAGGTAGCCGCAGCCGTCGCAGCGATTTCAACAATATAA
- the rsmA gene encoding 16S rRNA (adenine(1518)-N(6)/adenine(1519)-N(6))-dimethyltransferase RsmA, whose amino-acid sequence MTHPGELLKKNGVYAGKELGQNFLSNPATAQMIVDRTGVDKETTVLEIGPGLGAITLPLARACKKVVAIEKDRRIIPVLEKELVDEGIDNVTIINQNVLKTDIKEIAGTEKLVVVGNLPYNISSQILFRLITIRQVVTHAFLMFQKELAQRLLSSAGTKDYSRLSAVVQYASKISRVADIRPNNFFPRPDVDSTVLRFDFFKTKGMEEEDEILLFGVIKAAFSKRRKTLHNAMSGGELGLTKKIVGIALENAGIDPSRRAETLDVQEFISLSKSVGKVRHKS is encoded by the coding sequence ATGACGCATCCTGGAGAATTATTAAAGAAAAACGGAGTATACGCTGGAAAAGAGTTGGGGCAAAACTTTTTGTCAAACCCGGCGACAGCCCAAATGATTGTGGATAGAACCGGAGTTGATAAAGAAACCACCGTGCTTGAAATAGGTCCGGGATTGGGTGCCATCACCCTGCCTTTGGCAAGGGCCTGCAAGAAGGTTGTGGCCATTGAAAAAGACCGCCGCATCATTCCGGTGCTCGAAAAAGAATTGGTTGATGAGGGAATAGACAATGTTACAATAATCAATCAGAACGTTTTAAAGACCGATATAAAGGAAATTGCCGGAACAGAAAAACTTGTGGTGGTCGGTAACCTTCCATACAATATTTCTTCCCAAATTCTTTTTCGACTGATTACAATCCGGCAGGTTGTAACACATGCATTTTTGATGTTTCAAAAGGAACTTGCCCAACGCCTTCTTTCATCTGCCGGTACCAAAGATTATTCAAGGCTTTCTGCGGTGGTTCAATATGCTTCTAAAATCAGCCGGGTTGCAGATATCCGGCCCAATAATTTTTTTCCCAGGCCGGATGTGGATTCCACGGTCCTTCGATTTGATTTCTTTAAAACCAAAGGTATGGAAGAAGAGGATGAGATATTGCTGTTCGGTGTAATTAAGGCAGCATTTTCCAAACGAAGAAAGACCCTTCACAATGCCATGTCCGGCGGAGAACTGGGCTTAACAAAAAAAATCGTGGGGATTGCCCTTGAAAACGCCGGCATTGATCCCTCACGGCGGGCTGAAACCTTAGATGTACAGGAGTTTATAAGCCTGTCAAAATCAGTGGGAAAGGTTCGCCATAAATCATGA
- a CDS encoding ribose-phosphate pyrophosphokinase: protein MTDKLKIFSGGSNPDLAMEICEHIGIALSPMETSRFSNDNLFVQIKESVREKDVFVVQSLTTPVSDHLMELMITIDALRSASAKRITAVIPYYSYARSDKKDAPRISIAARLVADLLKTAGADRVLTMDLHADAVHGFFSIPVDHLTFMPTICDYFAGLLDLSKVVVVATDAGGAKRAGRFANRLDTSLAIIDKRRLSDSNVQQGLVVGHVEGLDAIVFDDEISTGGTLVSTVDTLKRAGADNIYVGATHPVLCGQAVKNLSETVVSRIVVANTVHVPVEKQFSQLKSLSVAPLFARAIKHIHTGESVSALFKP from the coding sequence ATGACAGACAAGTTAAAAATATTTTCAGGTGGATCTAATCCGGATCTGGCAATGGAAATTTGTGAACATATCGGAATTGCCTTAAGTCCTATGGAAACCTCCCGGTTTTCAAATGACAATTTGTTTGTTCAGATTAAAGAAAGTGTCAGGGAAAAAGATGTATTTGTGGTTCAATCTTTAACTACGCCTGTCAGTGATCATCTCATGGAACTGATGATTACCATAGATGCCCTGCGCAGCGCATCTGCCAAACGAATTACTGCTGTCATCCCCTACTATTCATATGCCCGATCCGATAAAAAGGATGCACCAAGAATTTCCATTGCTGCGCGCCTGGTTGCGGATCTTTTAAAAACTGCCGGTGCTGACCGGGTACTGACCATGGATCTGCATGCCGATGCCGTGCATGGATTCTTCAGCATTCCCGTTGATCATTTAACATTTATGCCCACAATCTGTGATTATTTTGCAGGACTTCTGGATCTGTCAAAGGTGGTGGTGGTGGCCACGGATGCCGGCGGAGCTAAAAGAGCCGGTCGGTTTGCCAATCGTCTGGATACTTCCCTTGCCATTATTGACAAACGTCGGCTCAGCGATTCCAATGTTCAACAAGGGCTGGTCGTGGGACATGTAGAGGGTTTGGATGCCATTGTTTTTGACGATGAAATATCGACTGGGGGAACCCTGGTGAGCACCGTTGATACCTTGAAACGTGCAGGTGCTGATAATATTTATGTTGGCGCGACCCATCCGGTACTTTGCGGGCAGGCGGTAAAAAATTTAAGTGAAACCGTTGTCTCCCGAATCGTAGTTGCAAATACGGTACATGTTCCTGTCGAAAAACAGTTTTCCCAGCTTAAATCCTTGTCCGTAGCGCCGCTGTTTGCCCGTGCTATTAAGCACATCCATACAGGAGAAAGTGTTTCAGCGCTTTTTAAGCCGTAG